The Coregonus clupeaformis isolate EN_2021a chromosome 18, ASM2061545v1, whole genome shotgun sequence genome has a segment encoding these proteins:
- the LOC121551979 gene encoding osteoclast-stimulating factor 1, which produces MSKPPPKPAKPGQVKVFRAMFTFDPRTPDELFFEEGDILYISDTSDSNWWKGTCRGRTGLIPSNYVAEQAESIDNPMHEAAKRGNLSWLRECLENKVGINGLDKAGNTALYWGCHGGHKDVVEILLGQSSVELNQQNKLGDTALHAAAWKGYSDIVEMLLNKNARMDIKNNEKKLALEMATNAQCASLIKRKQGGNITRTHSNADEYLDDEDSD; this is translated from the exons ATGTCCAAACCGCCTCCCAAGCCAGCCAAACCAG GCCAGGTCAAGGTGTTCCGAGCCATGTTCACCTTTGACCCCCGAACG CCAGATGAGCTCTTCTTTGAAGAGGGAGACATCTTGTATATCTCTGATACG AGTGACAGCAATTGGTGGAAGGGAACCTGCAGGGGAAGAACTGGCCTCATCCCAAGCAATTATG TGGCCGAGCAGGCAGAGTCCATTGACAACCCAATGCACGAGGCAGCTAAACGAG GGAATCTGAGTTGGCTAAGGGAGTGTCTGGAGAACAAAGTGGGAATTAATGGACTGGACAAAGCTGGGAATACTGCCCTCTACTGGGGATGCCACGGAGGACACAAAG ATGTGGTGGAGATCTTGCTGGGGCAGTCTAGCGTTGAGTTGAACCAGCAG AATAAACTGGGAGACACTGCGCTGCATGCTGCCGCCTGGAAGGGATACTCAGACATAGTGGAGATGTTACTGAATAAGA ATGCCAGGATGGATATTAAGAACAACGAGAAGAAGCTGGCTCTGGAGATGGCCACCAATGCCCAGTGTGCCTCTCTCATCAAGAGGAAACAAGGAGGCA ATATCACACGTACACACAGCAATGCCGATGAATACCTTGACGACGAAGACTCTGACTGA